A genomic region of Eucalyptus grandis isolate ANBG69807.140 chromosome 5, ASM1654582v1, whole genome shotgun sequence contains the following coding sequences:
- the LOC104445775 gene encoding laccase-15 translates to MGTFLGFVVTMTLLFCMAQGEVLYYDFVVKETPIQMLCGTNQTVLTVNGLFPGPEIHAHKGDTIYVNVTNTGPYGVTIHWHGVRQIRYPWSDGPEYITQCPIPTNSSFLQKIILTEEEGTLWWHAHSDWTRATIHGPIIILPVNGTNYPYKFDEQHTIVISEWYARDTKDIIDEALATGGDPDLSVAYTINGQPGDSYSCSNDSTYNLTAVQGKTYLLRIIHSGLNEEMFFGIADHNITVVGMDGAYLKPLNTEYLMITPGQTMDVLVTANQTPGRYYMVFSPFVDTNAPSNDNVTRGIFQYTGTYNQSETPVLPELPGLTNKSDAGNFTIRLRSLNSAEHPSTIPTNITRNITITVSVNQQPCPANQTCNGPDGSMHSASLNNISFSAPSISILQAYYNNLQGVYNKTFPDTPPFVFDYTGNVSALGEAANVTTEVLMINHNEEVEIRFQGTNLGAAENHPMHLHGYSFYVVGMGDGNFSDSYVSQYNTVDPPFVNTVGLPKNGWTAIRFKADNPGVWFMHCHLERHASWGMDTVIVVKDGPNDDQKVLPPPDDVPPCS, encoded by the exons atgggaacATTTCTagggtttgtggtcaccatgACCCTGCTCTTTTGCATGGCTCAAGGCGAAGTCCTCTACTATGATTTCGTG GTGAAGGAGACACCTATTCAGATGTTATGTGGGACAAATCAGACCGTATTGACTGTGAATGGTCTGTTTCCTGGGCCAGAGATTCATGCTCACAAAGGCGACACCATCTACGTTAATGTCACCAACACAGGACCTTATGGAGTCACTATTCATTG GCATGGAGTGAGACAAATAAGATATCCCTGGTCCGACGGCCCGGAGTACATCACACAATGCCCGATCCCTACAAACTCAAGTTTCCTTCAAAAAATCATACTCACTGAAGAAGAGGGCACACTATGGTGGCACGCTCATAGTGACTGGACACGTGCCACTATACACGGCCCTATAATCATTTTGCCTGTCAACGGCACCAACTACCCTTACAAGTTTGACGAACAACACACAATCGTGATAT CTGAATGGTATGCAAGAGATACAAAGGACATAATTGATGAGGCTCTCGCAACCGGAGGTGATCCAGATTTGTCTGTGGCCTATACCATCAATGGTCAACCAGGAGATAGTTATTCATGCTCAAATG attcGACGTACAATTTAACAGCTGTGCAAGGAAAAACTTATCTCCTCCGCATCATCCATTCCGGGTTGAACGAAGAGATGTTTTTCGGCATAGCCGACCACAATATTACCGTGGTCGGAATGGACGGAGCTTATTTAAAGCCGCTTAATACTGAGTACCTCATGATAACTCCCGGTCAAACAATGGATGTTTTGGTCACTGCAAACCAAACCCCCGGTCGCTATTATATGGTTTTTAGTCCGTTCGTCGACACCAATGCCCCGTCCAATGACAATGTCACTAGGGGGATATTCCAATACACCGGCACTTATAACCAATCAGAGACTCCGGTATTACCCGAGCTTCCAGGTTTGACCAATAAGAGTGATGCCGGAAACTTCACCATTCGGTTGAGGAGTTTGAATAGTGCAGAACATCCGTCCACAATTCCGACCAACATCACTAGGAACATTACGATCACGGTGTCCGTGAATCAGCAGCCATGTCCTGCTAATCAAACATGTAACGGTCCAGATGGCTCAATGCATTCAGCAAGCTTGAACAACATTAGTTTTTCGGCTCCCTCAATCAGCATTCTCCAAGCATACTACAA CAATCTCCAAGGAGTCTACAACAAAACTTTTCCGGATACACCACCTTTCGTGTTCGACTATACCGGGAATGTATCGGCCTTAGGGGAAGCTGCCAATGTGACTACCGAAGTGTTGATGATTAACCATAATGAGGAGGTCGAAATAAGATTCCAAGGGACCAATCTCGGAGCAGCGGAGAATCACCCCATGCATTTGCACGGCTATAGCTTTTATGTCGTCGGGATGGGCGACGGAAATTTCAGCGACTCCTATGTATCGCAGTATAATACAGTTGATCCGCCTTTCGTTAACACCGTCGGACTCCCCAAAAATGGGTGGACAGCAATCAGATTCAAAGCCGATAATCCAG GGGTGTGGTTCATGCACTGTCACTTAGAACGCCATGCGAGCTGGGGAATGGACACAGTCATCGTCGTCAAAGATGGGCCGAACGATGATCAGAAGGTGCTTCCACCGCCCGACGACGTGCCTCCTTGCTCGTAA
- the LOC104447693 gene encoding cyclin-D3-3, which produces MCDSPNLHCNEQHRIMEEQTKEQSDPESSPFLHCQFMIQEKLAGGGGGGGGGGEDELELQGLLSREERAHSEPLFCSYRDRLPEDPALDQARREAIKWTHRVCRRYAFSCITEVLSVDYFDRLHANIQVAEMKPWMVQLVATACLSLAAKVNEIHVPTLSALQVEGPNYMFEPKTVQRMELLVLSRLEWRMNPVAPFSFLNHITGRLHSSQMDRFMTLFELSLLALVSDSRFIHQRPSVIAAAITCRSMEKMQYDGSQIGCFLNALSNSLKWSEVGRTFEECYELVGELQFKGAHVNCH; this is translated from the exons ATGTGCGATAGTCCGAATCTCCATTGCAATGAGCAGCATCGGATCATGGAAGAGCAAACCAAAGAACAAAGCGACCCAGAATCGTCACCGTTTCTGCACTGCCAGTTCATGATACAAGAGAAGCttgcaggaggaggaggaggaggaggaggaggaggagaagatgagCTTGAGCTTCAAGGCCTCTTGTCCAGAGAAGAGCGAGCGCATTCCGAGCCACTATTTTGCAGCTACCGAGATCGTCTTCCAGAGGACCCGGCCCTCGACCAGGCTCGTCGAGAGGCGATAAAGTGGACGCACCGAGTGTGTCGACGCTACGCATTTTCTTGCATCACGGAGGTCCTGTCGGTCGACTATTTCGACCGGCTTCATGCAAACATTCAGGTTGCGGAGATGAAGCCGTGGATGGTGCAGTTGGTGGCTACTGCTTGTCTATCTCTGGCTGCGAAAGTTAACGAGATCCATGTTCCGACTCTTTCAGCTCTTCAA GTTGAGGGACCAAACTATATGTTTGAGCCTAAGACGGTCCAAAGAATGGAACTCCTAGTGCTCTCTAGGCTCGAGTGGAGGATGAACCCGGTCGCTCCATTTTCCTTCCTAAATCACATCACTGGAAGGCTCCACAGCTCGCAAATGGATCGATTCATGACCTTGTTCGAGCTCTCTCTCCTCGCTCTCGTCTCCGATTCGAGGTTTATCCATCAACGGCCTTCAGTGATCGCAGCAGCCATCACTTGCCGGTCAATGGAGAAGATGCAGTATGATGGCAGTCAGATCGGTTGCTTCCTGAATGCTCTTAGCAATAGTCTCAAGTGGAGCGAGGTTGGAAGGACGTTCGAGGAGTGTTATGAATTGGTAGGTGAATTGCAATTTAAAGGTGCCCATGTGAATTGTCATTAG
- the LOC104447694 gene encoding subtilisin-like protease SBT5.4, translated as MGIPQLPILISAFVLVAVLQAPVFAATKSYIVYLGSHEHGEELTTEVFDRVTRSHHEFLGSFLGSREKAKEAIFYSYTRHINGFAAILEEEDALEIAKHPRVISVFPDQGRHLHTTHSWDFMLLEKDGMIPRSSLWGKAKLGENVIIGNLDTGVWPESQSFSDHGYGPPPLKWKGICENDTAAGVPCNGKLIGARYFNKGFAAYSGIKKLNASYETARDLEGHGTHTLSTAGGNFVYGANIFGVANGTAKGGSPRARVASYKVCWTPVNNSGECYDADILAAFDMAIHDGVDVLSVSLGGFPGEYFKDGLSIGSFHAVKQGIAVVCSAGNSGPVAGSVANVSPWILTVGASTLDREFEAFVELPIGVHGTRLKGTSLSKPLPEDKFYPLITGAQAKAANASVNDSMLCKPGTLDPKKGKGKIMVCLRGDTARVDKGRQSLEAGAVGMILCNDVLSGNEIIADPHLLPASQLTYKDGLQVFAYINSTANPVGFITAPTAKLNTKPAPFMAAFSSRGPNLVTPEILKPDVTAPGVNIIAAFSEAVSPTDLDFDNRRVPFNTESGTSMSCPHVAGVVGLLRALHPDWSVSAIRSAIMTTARTRDNTNEAMLDGSSFLEATPFDHGSGHMRPNRAMDPGLVYDLSTDNYFDFLCALGYNRTLMRSFSKDPYECPKSFSLLDFNYPSIMVPNLHGSATITRRVKNVGSPGTYAAQVIEPPGISVSVEPRTLTFDRVGEEKSFKVTLKAKSARHATEYVFGGLRWSDGRHYVRSPIVVGFPS; from the exons ATGGGGATCCCTCAGCTACCAATTTTGATTTCTGCGTTTGTACTTGTTGCTGTGCTGCAAGCCCCAGTTTTTGCAGCTACGAAG TCTTATATAGTGTACCTGGGATCGCATGAGCACGGCGAAGAGCTCACGACAGAAGTTTTCGATCGCGTGACCCGGTCTCATCATGAGTTCCTCGGTTCGTTTTTGGGTAG TCGTGAGAAGGCAAAGGAAGCCATATTCTACTCCTACACGAGACACATCAATGGTTTCGCGGCCATCCTCGAGGAAGAAGATGCTTTGGAAATTGCGA AGCATCCAAGGGTTATTTCGGTGTTTCCGGACCAGGGAAGACATCTGCACACAACCCATTCATGGGACTTCATGTTGCTAGAGAAGGATGGCATGATTCCCCGTAGTTCTTTGTGGGGAAAGGCCAAGCTTGGCGAGAACGTCATCATTGGAAACCTCGACACCG GTGTTTGGCCCGAATCGCAAAGCTTTAGCGACCATGGTTATGGACCACCCCCATTGAAATGGAAAGGGATTTGCGAGAACGACACTGCTGCCGGCGTGCCTTGCAACGG GAAGCTCATTGGAGCAAGATACTTCAACAAGGGCTTCGCGGCCTACTCTGGGATCAAAAAACTCAACGCTTCCTATGAGACGGCGCGAGACCTTGAGGGCCACGGGACGCACACCCTGTCGACCGCTGGTGGGAATTTTGTCTATGGAGCCAATATCTTTGGCGTCGCCAATGGGACTGCCAAAGGAGGATCGCCCAGAGCCCGCGTGGCCTCATACAAGGTGTGCTGGACGCCCGTCAACAACAGCGGCGAGTGCTACGACGCGGACATCCTTGCGGCCTTCGACATGGCGATCCACGATGGCGTGGACGTCCTATCCGTGTCCCTGGGAGGGTTCCCAGGTGAATACTTCAAGGATGGCCTCTCCATCGGCTCATTCCACGCGGTGAAGCAAGGGATTGCCGTGGTGTGCTCCGCCGGAAACAGTGGGCCTGTTGCTGGATCCGTCGCAAACGTTTCGCCATGGATCCTCACGGTGGGAGCGAGCACGCTGGACCGTGAGTTCGAAGCCTTTGTCGAGCTCCCGATTGGAGTGCACGGCACACGCCTCAAGGGCACGAGTCTTTCGAAGCCTTTGCCCGAGGACAAGTTCTATCCCCTGATCACTGGCGCACAGGCGAAAGCGGCTAACGCCTCTGTGAATGACTC TATGCTGTGTAAGCCTGGGACTTTGGATCCAAAGAAGGGGAAAGGCAAGATCATGGTGTGCCTCCGGGGCGACACGGCGAGAGTCGACAAGGGCCGACAGTCCTTGGAAGCCGGCGCAGTGGGAATGATTCTATGCAACGACGTGCTCAGCGGCAATGAGATCATCGCCGACCCGCATCTCCTTCCTGCATCTCAACTTACTTACAAAGATGGCCTCCAAGTCTTTGCCTACATCAATTCCACTGC CAATCCGGTTGGATTCATCACTGCTCCGACGGCCAAACTGAACACAAAGCCTGCGCCATTCATGGCGGCGTTCTCATCAAGAGGGCCAAACTTGGTTACACCAGAGATCCTCAAG CCTGATGTAACTGCTCCAGGCGTCAACATAATAGCTGCATTCAGCGAGGCCGTAAGCCCTACAGATTTGGACTTTGATAATCGCAGGGTTCCTTTTAACACCGAGTCCGGTACATCGATGTCTTGTCCTCACGTTGCGGGAGTCGTCGGCCTTCTCAGGGCGCTCCACCCTGATTGGAGTGTGTCTGCAATTCGATCGGCAATCATGACCACGG CTAGGACAAGGGACAACACTAACGAAGCGATGCTGGACGGGTCAAGCTTCCTCGAGGCGACGCCATTCGACCATGGCTCGGGCCACATGCGCCCGAACCGTGCCATGGACCCCGGCCTAGTCTACGACCTGAGCACTGACAACTACTTCGACTTCCTCTGCGCCTTGGGCTACAACCGAACTCTGATGCGATCCTTTTCCAAGGACCCTTACGAGTGCCCGAAGTCGTTCAGCCTCCTGGACTTCAACTACCCCTCGATCATGGTCCCCAATCTTCACGGCTCAGCCACCATCACCCGCCGAGTGAAAAACGTTGGCTCGCCCGGCACGTATGCAGCACAGGTCATCGAGCCGCCTGGCATTTCGGTCTCGGTCGAGCCAAGGACGCTGACGTTCGACCGGGTCGGTGAGGAGAAGAGCTTCAAGGTGACCCTGAAAGCTAAATCTGCTCGGCATGCGACGGAGTACGTGTTTGGAGGACTGAGATGGTCCGATGGACGCCATTACGTGAGAAGCCCGATTGTCGTTGGTTTTCCTAGTTAA